In Aythya fuligula isolate bAytFul2 chromosome 6, bAytFul2.pri, whole genome shotgun sequence, the following are encoded in one genomic region:
- the TMEM237 gene encoding transmembrane protein 237, with protein sequence MAKAGTGKDPHRCPPRALPPVPSGNQDEIPLSRPKRRKPKGKTPLDGIVQATVRRQSESSEPLTPEPHDVPPQRKRKKKKVPPDSETSFTQKNVASLFQNGKGMDIPEVEETVIRKQRKRTKKPRPAEMHCSNELEVEEEDIIEDEHRKSPDQQPVFAAPTGVSQPVSKVFVEKNRRFQAADRAELIKTTENINVLMDVKASWTTRDVALSVHRSFRVIGLFTHGFLAGYAVWNIIVIYILAGNQLSTVSNLLQQYKALAYPAQSLFYLLLSISTVSAFDRIDLAKASVALRGFLTLDPAAIASFLYFTALILSLSQQMTCDRINLYTPPSENGSIWIAGTEEEILQPWIVVNLVVSILVGASWIFLSYRPELDHSEELMFHAEIEEFPQGDIIPRVQP encoded by the exons ATGGCGAAGGCGGGGACGGGGAAGGACCCCCACCGG tgtCCCCCGCGTGCCCTCCCTCCAGTGCCAAG TGGAAACCAGG ATGAAATTCCACTCAGTCGtcccaaaagaagaaaacccaaAGGAAAGACTCCATTAG ATGGTATTGTCCAAGCAACTGTTCGTCGGCAGTCTGAAAGCAGTGAGCCCCTAACTCCTGAACCTCATGATGTCCCTCCTCAGAGGAAAcgcaaaaagaagaaagtgccTCCTG attCTGAGACCTCTTTTACCCAGAAGAATGTTGCATCCTTATTTCAGAATGGAAAAGGCATGGATATTCCTGAAGTTGAAGAAACAGTGATCcgcaaacagagaaaaagaacaaa GAAACCTCGGCCAGCAGAAATGCACTGTTCCAATGagctggaggtggaggaggaagacATCATTGAAGATGAGCACAGAAAGAGCCCAGATCAGCAGCCTGTGTTTGCTGCTCCCACTGGAGTTAGCCAGCCTGTTAGCAAGGTGTTTGTTGAAAAAAACC GGCGTTTTCAAGCAGCAGACCGTGCAGAATTGATTAAAACCACTGAAAATATCAATGTACTTATGGATGTGAAGGCTTCATGGACCACTAGAGATGTCGCCCTCTCAGTGCACCGAAGTTTCAG GGTGATCGGACTCTTTACCCACGGCTTTCTTGCTGGGTATGCTGTATGGAATATCATTGTTATCTACATTTTGGCAGGAAATCAACTTTCCACAGTTTCTAACCTGCTCCAGCAATATAAGGCTCTAGCATACCCAGCTCAAAGTTTGTTCTACTTGTTGCTGTCCATCAGCACAGTCTCAGCCTTTGATAG gATTGATTTGGCAAAAGCATCGGTTGCGCTGAGGGGTTTTCTTACCCTAGACCCAGCAGCAATAGCTTCATTCT TGTACTTCACTGCTCTTATCTTATCCTTAAGTCAGCAGATGACATGTGACAGAATTAACCTCTACACACCGCCTTCAGAAAATGGCAGCATCTG GATAGCAGGtacagaggaagaaattcttcagccATGGATTGTGGTGAATCTGGTAGTGTCTATTCTAGTTGGGGCAAGTTGGATCTTCTTGTCTTACCGACCAGAGCTAGACCATAGTGAAG aACTGATGTTTCATGCTGAAATCGAGGAATTTCCCCAGGGAGATATCATACCCAGAGTCCAGCCATAG